Sequence from the Castanea sativa cultivar Marrone di Chiusa Pesio chromosome 12, ASM4071231v1 genome:
TTCACCACAGATGGGAGTTACTCGGTCAAGAGTGCATATCAGATGTTGTCTACTGAGATCAGATCTGCCTAGCCTAGTTCGTCCAATACAGAGGGATGTAAGCCTTTTTGGAATGGAATTTGGAAGTTGCAGGTACCAAACAAAGTCAAGCATTTCATGTGGAGGGCGTCAAATGCGTCATTACCCACCAAATTCAATCTGTTTACACGGCACATACTCCCTGACAAATTCTGCAGCCTCTGTGAAGAACACCCCGAAGATACTATCCACTGCCTTTGGTTGTGTGACCGGGTAAAATGTATTTGGCTCTCGGATCCTATATTTAGCCTTTCTCGATCAAAAATCTTTAGAAGTTTTGGCGATCTTGAATCAGTAGTGCTGACCAATACAAGTCCAGCCACTGCTGCTCTGTTTTCAATGGTTGCTTGGAGCATTTGGACTAGGCGTAATAAATTAAGGGAAAAGCAAAATGTTTGGGAAGTAGGGGAGACGGTGCAGCGGGCTCGTGAACTGTTGCAAGAATTCTGGGATGTTAAGGATCGCCCATCTCGGTCTCTAGTCCGGCGCACAACACAGAAGTGGATGCCTCCAGGTGTGGGAGTTTATAAGATCAATTTTGATGGTGCTATCTTTGAAAGTTCAGCAAGAGCAGGTTtgggggtggtggtggtgagagATGCAGAAGGAATGGTCATTGCCGCACTTAGTCAAAACATTCAGCTCCCCAGCACCGTGGACTTGGTAGAAGCCTTGGTTGCTCGGCGTGCTCTCATTTTTGCTCAGGAGATTAGTCTTGCACATGTGGTGGCGGAGGGTGATTCGCTGAAGGTTATCACAGCTATCAATAGTCCAAAGCAGAATAGGACTCAGTGGGGCCACATTATAGAAGACATCAAAGTAGCCAACGCTTGTTTGCAAGTTTGTAGTTTTTGTCACATAAGTAGGGTTAATAGTTTAGCCCACTTCCTTGCTAGAAGAGTAGTTCTAATTGCTGATATTGACGTGTGGTTAGAAGAATTACCACTGGATTTGGATGATGTTTTTCAGTCTGATTTATCTTAATAAAAATGACTTacccatttctcaaaaaaaaaaaaaaaaacttaggtcTTATTGATTCAATTGAAAGTTTATAAATCATGACCATGCGTGCATTGgaaaaatccaacaaataatGGTAGAATtactaattatcaaaaaatcgatttcttttgataaaaaaacaaaaaataattacattGATAATGTTAGATTTTAAAGATTTAGaattaaatttttagaattctattttgtttgtGTTCGCAAACtaagaacaaaacatgtctagtctatATGGAAGGCATTGTTCAAAGGTGTATGTTTCAAGCTTCAAGTTCGAGTTGACTACAAAAAAGAAGAGTCATTGCCAAGCTCtattgatcgaaaattagattcgacCGATCGAGAATTGCAGAAATCAGATTCTGTAGAATTTTTAAACAAGGCCCAAGCCCAtgaaaatgtttagggtttcaatcTAATTTGTCCACATAGGGAAACCCTAGCTACATTTTGGAGACATTTGGAAGATTTGTatgttactctttgtgagatttgaCAGGTATTATACCTTCCAACTACACAAGTGCCTACTAGAgcaagatctacaatcaagtgTTGGTAGAACCTAGTTGCTGCTATAGAGATCAACAAGTGAAGCTGATCTGAAACTTTTGAGTGAGATCTTAAAGTCACAAGCatgggtgcttgtgttgcagtaagtccaagaagagaaggagttcgtggattcggagcttgcatgtagtcatgtcagtaagttactacttgatgtagcaatagatttatggttaaatctgattgtaaaaacttcaattcttttatagtagatttgttttaccttgattATAGGTAGGTCAAATCCTCTACAGGTTTTTACTTTAAAACggtttgttttattggttttcctggatTATCATATCGTGGAGTCAAAACAATCTGATTTaagggggtctaaacaaacaaacaaataatacGAAAAACCTTATCCAAATTAGAATCATCCTAGTCCAAAGAAGAGTCTATTCagataaaaaaattgtggatttATATCCTTTTAAACAATTAGAAATAAAATCAGATAAGCCGTaagaaattagaaatttagaagatTTTTTTAGAGTATCCATTGGTATTTTGACCAGGCCTTAAAGTAGCTGGCTCTTACATATATTGATTGACACTTGGAGAGGCCAGATTAATAATCAATTTTCCCAACTTTAAATGGTATTCATTTTCCTACTTTTTTCTTGTAGAATTTTTCCCTAacctttttttggttaaatacatcaatttttttcaCTTCAAATGAGGTTTCCCAAAGTTTTTAGaactccaatattttttttttacaaaaaaaggggaaattttaacaaaattgctCCCGACCTGCCCCTTTTCCTTCCATCATTTAACTACttattagaaaattattttcttcacTCGGGCCCTTTTGCAAAACCAGgaaatttcttttaaacaaTGTGGCACTCTACAAAACATAGACCTTCCCACCTGAGAGGGTATATTATGTTTCGGATATATACACCTAGCTCTCTCACAACATGTGGGACCCACACCCACCActaaaggagaaaaaaagaagaagtaagaAATGCATTAAAGCTACTGCCATATACAAATATTGGGCATTTTAAACATAATGACgaactgggttttttttttttttttttttcatcaatcgGATTCACAGAATAGTGTCCTAGCAATAGAAGAGTACTCTTTAGTTAGAATCTACAGATTTATACCTATGGATTAATATTAATCCAATGTTACCAATTAACAAACAATCCGAAGAAACACGAGTTAGCATATACGCTAAAAACCAAGACTTGTGCGCCAATACATCTCTCTCATCTTTTATGAATTAGAAATTTCATTAAGAACTGCACTTCCTACAAATACagcttgaaaagaaaagaaaagaaaatgataatatGATAATAATGATAGACTCAAGCCCTTGTATGATTTTTTAACAAACTAAATAATTATCTCCCATCATCAAGTACCGATATTTTAACCTGGCCATTTACGCTGTCGTAACATGCAGAATCACTATTAACACCACTGAGACAATCATCATCTGGTTTACTGAGTAAGTACTCAGTCTCTTCTGCACCCATATTGCCTTTAACACGTGGAGGTTTCTCCATTGCTTTCAAGCCCTCAAGTTCCAATGCAACTTCTTTCATGGTAGGCCTCTCTTCTCCCTTCAAGCTTAAGCATGTCTTCACTAACATGGCAACCTCCGTAACTTGCTCAGCATTTCCCTCATTCAACACTCTGCGGTCAAGAATTTCAAACAAGCGGTTCTCTTTCATTGCTAAGACAAAATGCATGGCTAAGTTTCTCTCTGCTTCTGGCCTATCAAAAGAAAGTGCTTTCTTTCCGGTTAGTAACTCTGCAAGGAGAactccaaaactataaacatcactCTTTTCAGTTAACTGGCTTGATTGAAAGTATTCAGGATCCAAGTATCCAAGTGTTCCTTGCACCAATGTGGTTAACTGAGTTTGATCTAGAGGAACCAGCCTCGAAGCTCCAAAATCAGATACTTTAGCTATGTAATTATCATCTAAGAGTACATTAGTGCTCTTGATATCTCTATGAATGATCGTAGTGGAAGCAGCAGAATGCAAATAAGAAAGTGCCCCTGCAGTCTCTATAGCTAGTTGCAATCGTAATTGCCATTGAAGCGTGGAAGAATGGTCTGTGTGGTGTATATGGTTGAAAAGGGTACCATTGGTAACAAATTCGTATACCAACATAGGAACTTGAGTCTCCAAACAACATCCCAATAATTTTACCACATTCCTATGGTTCACTTGGGAAAGCACAATCACTTCATTAATGAATTGTTCAATTTGACTTTGATCTATTGTTCTGGACTTCTTAATGGCAACTATTCTATTCTCTGATAATATTCCTTTGTACACAGTTCCTTGGCCTCCCTGGCCTAGGATTCTATTTTCATGGTAATTGTTTGTTGCCTTCATGAGTTCTTCAGCTGTAAATATTCGAGTTGTTTCCACAGATCCTTTGTGCCTGGAAAGTTGTTGCTGTAGCATAAAGCCACCATTTTGTTCAAAAAACTTATGTTTGAGTTGGGTATGCTTTCTTTGCCGAAGTCCCAAGTATAACCAAGAAATGCCCAAAAGTAGCAATAAGAGGCTAACACTTACACCTACACACACATGTAACGAATTGAAGCTTCTCAACCAGCAAACTATAGTTTTGTGAAGgttattttaaataaagatgctatgttcacaacatttttacgacatgttcacaacaaatcctaaatgataagttgttattagctGTAAttggttaataaaaaaaataaaaaagtagtttaagtggtggattcaaattaaaactagtaataAGTAACAATTTAATACctatgatttattatgaaaatattgtagatgtaacacttttcttttaaataacaaaatatagggaaaaaagaagaaaaaacatatGGATATTCTAGGGAGCATTCAAAATATTGGCTTTTATTTGCATTGATCCCAGGGACATCACAACCGTagaaaaaatatgcaaatttatatatgtaacgtatatatatatatatatatatatatatatatatatatatatatataaaacatatgaTTATGAAGCAATCAATATTTCTTGTAGCCGAATTTGGTAAGAACGgggtgtaaaactcatgtttttcaCCATTCAATAAGAGCTTGCTACATCatcattttacttaaaatttaatacattctaccacacctaataacatctcaataaattcttaatttggttggatttatgtATAGGTATTAGATTTGATTGGGTGTAATTGTacatattcttaaatatgtgattaGATGATGTGACATGTTGGGATTGGAAaggtaaaacatgagttttacaccacATCCTTACCAAATTTAATCTCATATTTCTTACCTAGTGCAATCCTATTCACCAAGGGAAAAGAACTCTGAGACTTTGGTATGGGTGGTGGTATGGGTTTGCAGCCCGATCCATCGGGTTCTTTGCCATCATCTTCATATCCTGGCAGACAGGAACAATTATGTGCACCAATTAAATTGATGCATGTTGAATTTTTGTGGCAAAGGTTGGGGTTTCGCTCACATTCATTAATATCTGTAAAAATATGTAGAGACGGATTTTAAAAATCAGGATAAAAAAAGTCAGCAATCCATTGGAAGAAGACAATGGTATTCTATAGtcaatatatataacattgtaTATTGAAATTGGTATTGTAACCTTGGCAGCCATGTGGAAGGTAAGGGTTGCCTTCGAAACCCTTAGAACAACTGCACCAATACCCTGGACCGTTGTCTGAATCATGACAAACACTGTTATTTTTGCATGCGAACTTTTGAGGATGATCTTTTTTAGCTTCACTACAAATTTGATTCCCTATTGCCCAGTCGAGCACCACCTGGGTCGTCTTATGTCTTTCTGCTAAATCTTTCAGatcttttgaagaaaaattgtaagttttttctTCTGCTACAAAAGCATAGCTGCAAGGATTGAATTCACTTACATTTGTGTGGTTGAAATAGCTACTGATTTCGATTCTGTAATCTATGACTCCCTTCGGAATAGCAGTCTGGCAACAACCAATGCCAGAGCAAGACCCCTCAACCACGTCACTGATTTTAGAGCATAGAGACATGCACCCAGTTGTGTATGCTGTCCCACTAGATCCTTTTATCAAAGCATTTGTGTCACAACCAATGGCCGTGAACTTGTTTTTAGTGCTGGAGATGGGGAATTTCAACAAATTGACCCCACCGTATTGACTGTAATTATGAACTCTTCTCGCACCACCTTTCTCGTAGCAATCCTTGGAAACGCGGAAAATGACACGCAATTCACCCGAAAGCGATATGTTCGTCACATTTATATAGCTCTTACGCAAGAATGCCAATGGAGGGTCGTAGATGCGATTGCAATTGATGAGGAAATCGTCATTCATGTAACATCCTGCCCTTGTGCCAAATGGGTATGGAATATTAAGGCTGCCACATGTCTGGTCAATATTACTGCAATTTTTCGAAGGCGGCTCATCATAATCAACTGCTGCTTCTGTTGCCCATAGTAACATCAATGCAAAGAGTAGTGCCTTATGCCAGTTGCCAGTGGCAATAGTACCACCTTGTGCATTACGGCCATAAcacattttaaataactttaTACTCTTTTTGTAGGTTTTTCTTAGCTAGGGAGTCGAGTGATGAGTGGGCGAAGTTACAAGAATGGAAATGAAATTTCTATATTTCGAAACATGGGGCAATGAGGCATGTAGTCTTGGGCAACTATGTTTCTCAACAGAGATTTATTCTGTTGTGTTGGGATGTGCTTCAAGATCTTGCTCGGTTGCTCCTTTTGTACTAGTATTAGGATCATGATCCTATGCACCATGCACAGGGATTAAAGACCCAAGTCAATGGTTAGGTTACTTGGAAGTTTCCTCTTGGGACCCCCCCCACTACGCACAGGGATTAAAGACTCAAGTCAATGCTTAGGTTACTTAGAAGTTTCCTCTGGGACCCCCCTCTCTGCCCTATACATAGGAATTAAAAACCCAAGTCAATGCTTAGGTTACTTAGAAGTTTCCTCTGGGACCCCCCCACTACGCACAGGGATTAAAGACCCAAGTCAATGCTTAGGTTGCTTAGAAGTTTCCTTTGGGACCCCCCTCCCTGCCCTATACATAGGGATTAAAAACCCAAGTCAATGCTTAGGTTACTTAGAAGTTTCCTCTGGGACCCCCTTGGCCTATGCACAGGGATTAAAGACACAAGTCAATGCTTAGGTTACTTATAAgtttcctcccccccccccccccccaagctAATTAAATAATGTTTACGACACAACTACATAATAGAAAGCAACAGATATAATAATAGATAGATGAACCATCTTATGTACAACTAGTCACTAACTTGTGCAATGTACAAgatagttaaatttaaaataacatatatttaaaaaaacaaatagagaatcttatatggaaaaactattaattaaaagttaatagaaaaattattttataatttaaaatagttttacatAGGTATTGTATAGATATCAACTAAGTAGATGcatattttagataataataaaagtccGTGATGGTGGGCGGTGACtgcttttgttttattatttatccaaaaagaagaagaagaattggataggatatgaacaaataaattatagtagaagaatttggattgtaatcaaattaagatttttatcaacttagaaattataggagaaaaaaataagactaaaaaaattataaaatgataataatgtgGCAAGCTCTGGAgaggtcaacaaaaagtcaaagattttgatttatatatatatatatatatatatatatatatatatatatatacacacactactAAACACATTAACCAGTAAACacattatttatgtaaattaTCCCAAATAGTTGAATACTGAATAGTTTAATATTTAACAaagcaatattaaaaataataatgtaaaatattattaaaaaaaaaagtgtgaatcTATCGGTGGCTTTAGACCACTGTTTGGGTGTGAGACTAGTATTTTACATTACTTTTTAAGTTTAGTAAGTTTAGAGTAGTAGACTTACTCGTAGGTTTAATAGATGGAcataattgataaaaaaaaagagatggacaTCAACTTCcataaaaagtcaaaaaaatgtcaattgaaTTTAGAAATTTGCGATCTCTTGATCTATACATACTATACTCCACTGGGGTTGTGATTTAACCACCAGACAAACAATAATATAACTTTTCGTGGTTTTATACTGGATGATGTCGTATAAATGcttagagaaagagagtgataGAGGTGGAGGCTTTCAGCTTGAAGAGAGACAATCAGATTTGAGAGACTAAAAAgaggagaggaagaaaaagaatcGGACACCATCGGCTAAAAATAagcataaattaataaataaaaaaggaaaagaaaatatgcataaaaaacAACACATAATTAGATGATGTGTAAAATTACCATCGGCTAAAAATAagcataaattaataaataaaaaaggaaaagaaaatatgcataaaaaacAACACATAATTAGATGATGTGTAAAATTAGGAGAATTCTAATAGTAGAGTTTGTTATGGTCTGAAATTCTCAAAAGTAAGTAGTGTGTTCTAATTGGaattggttatatatatatatatatgaacaagcTGGCCATTTGTTTTGACAGAGAAAGGTGAGGTTTCAGAATAGTAttcacgagagagagagagagagagagagagagagagaagaatattGACTTCGACTTTATGATATCAGCTATAGCGTGAGAAATTTTTGGTTGAATGACAAAGCAGGCGAAAGACACAACGAAACTGCCAAAgctatcaaaacaaaacaacaaagttTCCTAGCCATTTCAGAACTACAATTAAACTATTGTTTCGTCGAAATTAccaattttattaaacttttcTATAAGTTGATGTGACGTATTTGAAGGAGAAAATGGGTTatcgctcttttttttttttttttttttaaatatccaGCAAAATGCTCCAGGTCTGAAACTAATTATGGGGTTGGCCccgttttgaaacttgatttaaatcgagtttcaaatgtataactcgatttttggaatatcgagttatagcgaacgtggacttagaattttttttgggaacttgagttccatgtaaTGTACGTGAGTTCATGGAATTCGAGTACttcacatggaactcgagttcataaaacttgagttccaaaaaatttatttctgtTTTTCAGTTCGCTATAATTCGATTATccaaaactcgagttttaaattgaaactcgatttttagaaaatcgaggggcattttcctaaatagttttagATTTGAGACATTTTGctggatattttttttaaaaaaagagcaaaagcccattttctcccgTGTTTGAATGTCTGGTATTCTATTTCTATCACTTTCATTTAAGtttcaaaacatataaaaatgaaaacaaaaggtagggaagaaaagaaaagaaaagaaacaactaTGTTTAATCtaagagaaggaaaataaaatataaaagaacaTTAATTACCATActatttaaaattgataaaatttgttcTTTATGCAATAATTTATTCTAGCtaattcatgaaattttatgtttcaactgctaattaaatttgttttgctactttatgtttttattagttTAGTTCGTTTTTGTTTCTATATATGAATTCTTGTTGAATttaacacatatatatacatttcCCTTGAGGTGTGAATCTTATGAATTTTGATACGTCCAAATCCAAATTGTGTCTATTTGGTATCATTTCCTTTAAGCCTTTTGCTTTataaattcacttaaaaaaaaataaagtgaacttattttaatttatctcacatttcaacaaaaaaatcattgcaAAATACGAGACATCAAACTTACTCCAAATATTgtcccttttttcttctttttttgaggttattataaaacaataagtctaaaaatacaaagtttttcacaatattttttgtaaccattgaaaatatttagatcaatgtcaataaaaatattgttttataaCTAGTGGCGGTTTCAAGAAGTTTTCTTAGGGtggtcattaaaaaacttaaattaaaaaaatttaataaaataaaatttgtatatatcaatatcacaaaaaatcacaaatacatcaatctctaaaattttattctacaacttttcatattttgaaattgatgTATGATAGTTTCATTATCAATTCTATTAACTACATCGTTTTCAATGTATATAACCAAACAATCATTAAACTACTGATATCTCATACAATTACGAACATCTTGCCTAATaagtaacaatataaacaaaataaatcattcttttttatgatCTATTCCAAccaatttttgtattctttaaactAATTAGTATTATATCAACACAATGctccattaatttcttttttaggaaAATCATGGCCAAGAAGTTGACAAAAACTTCTTTGTAAATATGCTCTTCTTATTTCAACCTGATCATTAGGATGAAAAAATGAGACATTTTCTCATAGCCTATGATctgaaagaaaattattaaagtCAATACAATTTTGCTTAGAATATTAATTTTGCAGTACAAGCGATCTCTTTACAAGAAATTTATTCATGGTGCAAAATAATAAAGGGTAAACTCTAAGTTCATTCAATATATTCAATTTAGGCATTCAACTGTTATATTAATCATATTCAATAAAGTATTCAAgcattagttaatttagtgcaTATGCGTAtgtacaaaatatatcacataaatccaacaaatttaGCTAAAGGCTAAAATAAACACTAATAGACTAGccatttgaaaatatgtgttttttgagaacacaatttaaaaatcacaattagggtctgtttgggatccgcttattttactgaaagtattgtagatagaGGGAAAAGTTGGCtaatgagacccatgaatagtagtaaaaagtGCAATAGGGCTCAcgaatagtaataaaaataaactgaatagtaaaataaactgactTTTAAAGTTGGAGCCAAACGCATGCTTAGATGAAATATCTTCCCTTGCAAATAGTAGAGCGAGCAAGTTTGCAAGACTAGAAACAGTGgcattataaatatttttgatgTAAAATTGATGGGTAATGGTAAAGTCAGTGAGTGGTTGGGATAGATAATGAAATGAACTGGATTTTAtcacttgattttattttggcaCAAGGCACAAAGCACATCCATCCATAATACATGGTTCAAGCGTGGACGAAGTTTGTGCTCttgaaacaacaattttattattattttttcaatttttattaatttttttaatataaaagtattaaaaacCTCATAGattcacttcaaaaaaaaaaaaaaatttgtttggtcaCTTGATGTGACACTGATTACAAGTCTTTTGTAGTTTGTACTACAATTATTGATACACTATCAACTGCTTCATAGCATTATTTGAACAACGGGGACAAACTGTGATTCTTAAAACATTTTccttctttcaattattatgcTCTGCATAGATATTAAAAGCGTTAGTTTGTCGAATGGATTCAAaacattttcttaaaaagaaccacaaaaaaacaaaaagggcaCTAAATGTTCGTTTGGGAACAATTTAGGGTCTGTTTAAGATAAATGTAcagtagataaaggtaaaagtttttACTGagagtactatagataaaagtaaaagttagctgaaatagtacattGAGAACCATGAATAGTATTGAAAAGTGTCGTGGGATCTATGaatagaaggaaaaataaactgaataataaaataagctgactttttaatttggagccaaacacacacttaaacATTTTATTTGGGCTTTTGGGCTAAATTGTATTTGTTTGGGCAATTTTTTAGAAGTGTTACGTTCGCAATATTTTCACgatacttttacaacaaatcctagatgagcaatttttactagttctaattttaAACTACCACAGAAATCACTTTTTTGTCCACCAATAATAGCTAGTAATAACttactacttaagatttatttgtgaaactattgtgaaaatgttgtaaaaattacattttctgaaattctttgGTTCAACCTTCAACagaccaaaattttggagagatcaaattttatttttattggaatcaaatttttatt
This genomic interval carries:
- the LOC142620864 gene encoding wall-associated receptor kinase 2-like; translated protein: MCYGRNAQGGTIATGNWHKALLFALMLLWATEAAVDYDEPPSKNCSNIDQTCGSLNIPYPFGTRAGCYMNDDFLINCNRIYDPPLAFLRKSYINVTNISLSGELRVIFRVSKDCYEKGGARRVHNYSQYGGVNLLKFPISSTKNKFTAIGCDTNALIKGSSGTAYTTGCMSLCSKISDVVEGSCSGIGCCQTAIPKGVIDYRIEISSYFNHTNVSEFNPCSYAFVAEEKTYNFSSKDLKDLAERHKTTQVVLDWAIGNQICSEAKKDHPQKFACKNNSVCHDSDNGPGYWCSCSKGFEGNPYLPHGCQDINECERNPNLCHKNSTCINLIGAHNCSCLPGYEDDGKEPDGSGCKPIPPPIPKSQSSFPLVNRIALGVSVSLLLLLLGISWLYLGLRQRKHTQLKHKFFEQNGGFMLQQQLSRHKGSVETTRIFTAEELMKATNNYHENRILGQGGQGTVYKGILSENRIVAIKKSRTIDQSQIEQFINEVIVLSQVNHRNVVKLLGCCLETQVPMLVYEFVTNGTLFNHIHHTDHSSTLQWQLRLQLAIETAGALSYLHSAASTTIIHRDIKSTNVLLDDNYIAKVSDFGASRLVPLDQTQLTTLVQGTLGYLDPEYFQSSQLTEKSDVYSFGVLLAELLTGKKALSFDRPEAERNLAMHFVLAMKENRLFEILDRRVLNEGNAEQVTEVAMLVKTCLSLKGEERPTMKEVALELEGLKAMEKPPRVKGNMGAEETEYLLSKPDDDCLSGVNSDSACYDSVNGQVKISVLDDGR